AGCAAAACACCACCGGTTTTTTGACCGGTGGTGTTTGTTTGAGAGCATGTTTGAGAACACGTGTTTTGATCCACATTCCCGTTTATCTTTGCTCTACCATCTGTTCGTTTTTTCTGCTGCGCTCAATGTTGAGCTGGTGCTCTGCCGGTGTCTTCGCAAAATAATGCTCATGCGTTCCGTCTTTTTTGGTAACGTAATACAAATAGCTGTGTTTTTCTGGATACAGCACCGCTTTGAGCGCATCGTCGCCCGGATTGGAAATGGGCCCTGGCGGCAACCCTTCATAACGGTAGGTATTGTACGGGCTGTCCACTTTCAGATCTTTGTAGAACAGTCGTGTTTTCTGTTTTCCCAAAGCATATTGAACCGTGGCATCTACTTGCAATTTCATGTTCCTTTTTAACCGATTGAAGATTACACCCGCAATTCTGGGCAGTTCCTCTTTGACTTGCCCCTCCCGCTCCACGATGGATGCCACCGTTACCCATTCGTCGACGGTCAGGTTTTCCTCTTTCAGCCGCTGTCTGACAGCGGGCGTCAATCGCCGTTGAAATTGCCGCAACATCATGTCCACCGCTTTTTCCGGTTGAATGCCCTTAGGAAAATGATATGTACTGGGAAACAGATATCCTTCCAAACGATAGCGGCGACCCGGTTTATCAGGGATTTCCCGGACAAAATCATAAGGATAGGGTGTTTCATTCACAGCACGCAAGAAATCTTCCCGCTTCATACCGGTTTTCCGTTCCATCAATGCAGCGATTTGTTCCACTGTATACCCTTCCGGAATGGTCACACGGGAACCACCGGTTTTGCCCGACGAAAACATTTGTAACATGCCATCGAGCGTTTCATTGGGCGGAATTTCGTAAACACCCGCTTGCAGATTGGTATGTCCTTTCCACCAGGCATAGGCGGTAAAAAAATAATCTTGACGAATCAGGCCGTTTTCTTTTAACAACCGCCCGATTTCTGTGATCGACGTGCCCGGAGGAATCTCCAATTGCACCGGTTCCGTGCGAGGAGGAGAGCTAAGCGTATGGTCGACGTAAATATAGGCGAGAATCGACCACGCGGCCAAGAGCACAAGTGTAAAAAAGAGATGCATCAGCCACTTCATCTTGTACTTCCTCTCTTGCGTATTCCACCACTTATGTTAGCATAACTTCTCCACAAAAAATAACGGGGGTTGCCCCCCGTTTTTCGTCATTGTTCATCAAAATACAACAACTCATCGATTGCCTCGGCCACCTTTTCCCATTCTGTTTCGTCCTCAACCGGCTCCACCCGTTCGTGTCCCACACGGAAAAGGTAGGCATCCTCCTCACGGTCGTCCACTTCCTGCAGTACGGCGTAATGCTCCCCGTCCACTTCCACCTCGTGAACGATACGATAGACGGTTTCACCGCCGCCATCTTCATCGACCAGAACCAATTCCGGTCCGTATGCATTGCGGAGGGTATGAACCTCTTTACCCAGACGCGATTCCTGATGGTCCATACGCGTCAACGCCCCGCTTCATCTTCTTCGAAGTCTTCCGGTTCGGCCATGAAGGTGTTGAACACTTCCTCCACCATATCCCATTCTGCTTCTTCCTCGATGGGATAGAAGGTCAGCTTGTCATCCCCGTCCTCTTCATATCGAAAGGCGTAGACTTCCTGTTCTTCTTCATCATCCGTGTCCTCGTCCGCCGGGACGACCAACATGTATTTTTTACCCGTTTCGTCCTGCTCAAATGTGAACAGAATTTCAAACCGGTTTTCGTTCCCGTCCTCGTCTGGGATCACGATGAATTCCGGTTCATTTGTTTGATGAATGTTCATGATCAGGTGTCCTCCTTTGGGCATCCAGGTATCCCTGCAAGATCCAGGACGCCGCCATTTGATCAATCACGCGTTTCCGTTTCTTGCGGCTGACGTCCCCCGATATCAGCGTTCGTTCCACCGCGGTTGTCGACAAACGCTCGTCCCAGAGATGAACGGGGAGGGAGAAACGACGCTGGAGTTCCTCCGCTGCCGCCTGACACGCTTCGCCCCGTGGCCCGATCGAGCCGTTCATGTTGCGCGGCAGCCCCACCACGATCGCTTCCGCTTCATATTGGCGGACCAGCTCCCCGACGCGCGCCATCCAGTCAGGGGTGCGGGCACGGTCGATCACTTCAATCCCTTGTGCCGTCCAACCCATCGGATCACTCACCGCCACGCCCACACGCCGTTCTCCCACATCCAATCCCAATATACGCACCGATCGAATCCTTTAATGATCCGAGCGGGATTGTAAATAGTGTTTGACGAGCTCTTCAATCAACTCATCCCGCTCCACTTTCCGAATCAAGGCGCGCGCGTTTTTGTGACGGGGAATGTAGGCAGGGTCTCCGGACAGGAGATATCCGACAATTTGGTTGATCGGATTGTATCCCTTTTCTTTCAGCGCCTCATACACGACCAAAAGGATTTCATCCGGGTTGACTTCTTCCTGTTCCTCCCCCCGAAAGTCAAACTTCATTGTCTCATCCATAGACAATTTCACAACACCTCTTTTGTTTGGATGGGCCATTTGTACTCTTTACTTCGCCCCAACAGAACGGATTTCCTCTATTTGCTTATTGGGAAGCTTCCATCTGTTGCCGTACAAGATCCGGAACCAAACGGAGAGCATCGTTCAATTGTTCGGGTTTCTTACCGCCGGCCTGTGCCATGTCGGGACGTCCGCCGCCTCCACCGCCGCATTTAGCAGCCACTTCCTTGATCAGTTTTCCGGCATGCAACCCGGCATTCACATAGGAAGGTGTCACGGCAGCCACTAATTGTACTTTATCCCCATTGACCGCACCCAATACCACTACGCACTCTTTCATTCGGTTCCGCAAATCATCGACCATTTGACGCAAAGCATCCATGTCGGACACGGAGACGCGGGCGGCCAACACAGGGACACCGGCGACTTCCTGTACCTGATCGGTCAATTGTTGGGCTTCCAACCGGCCCAGTTTGGCCCGTAGCGATTCGTTTTCACGGCTCAATTCTTTGAATCGTGCCTGCAAGGCATCCAGTCGTTCCACCACTTCGGAAGGACGTGCTTTGAGCCGTTCGGCCGCTTCGTGTAAAAGCTGAAGCTGCTCCTCCAGGTAGCGGAACGCATGCCGACCTGTGACCGCTTCGATCCGCCGCGTGCCGGAACCGATGCCACTTTCGCTGACAATCTTGAACAATCCGATCTCACCCGTACGGTTGACGTGCGTTCCGCCGCACAGCTCCAAGCTGTAGTCACCAACCCGGACAACGCGTACGATCTCACCGTACTTTTCACCGAACAGTGCCATAGCCCCCATCGCCTTTGCTTCGGCGAGCGGTTTGTGGAATGTTTCCACTTCGGTGTTGGCCCAGACATGCTCGTTGACCAGCTGTTCCACTTTCCGGATCTCTTCTTCCGTCATGGCACCGATGTGCGTGAAATCGAAACGAAGACGATCAGGTGCCACCAACGATCCGGCCTGGTTGACATGTTCTCCCAGCACGTCTTTCAACGCCCGGTGCAACAAGTGAGTGGCCGTGTGATTCTTGACAATATCGGCCCGTTTGGCTTCCTCGATTTCCGCTGTTACCCTGTCACCTTTACGAATCACACCTTCTTCCACGCGAACGGTGTGCAGGTGTTCACCGCGGGGACCTTTTTGCACGTCTTCCACACGCAGGCGAGCGCTGTCACTGCGAATCCAACCCTTGTCAGCCACCTGCCCCCCGCTTTCCGCATAAAACGGCGTCTCTTCCAACACGACGATACAGGTTTCGCCCGTGCCCACCATATCGACCAACTGGTCGTCATGCACCAGCGCGGCCACGCGCGTGTCCGTCTGCAAACGGGTATAGCCAACAAAGGTACTCTCTACCTCCAACTCTGCGAGCGCTCCGCCCTGCACCTGCATGCTGTCCACGTCCTGACGGGCAGCCCGGGCTCGTTCGCGTTGTTCCTCCATCGCCCTTTCGAAGCCTTCCCGATCCACTTCCAACCCGTGTTCCCGAGCAAAGTCTTCGGTCAGATCCACCGGGAAACCGTAGGTGTCATACAACTTGAAAGCATCCTGACCGGAGATGCGGCCGGTACCTACCTCCCGGACCTGTTCCACCACCTGCGCCAAAATGTGCAGCCCTTCCGACAGGGTTTCCAAAAAACGTTCCTCTTCCCCACGGATGACGCGCTCGATAAACGCCTGTTTCTCCAGGGGCTCCGGATAGTAATCCTTCATGATCTCGGCGACAACACCGGTCAATTGATACAGGAACGGACGGTCGACTCCGAGCTTCCGCCCATAGCGCACCGCACGGCGCAACAAGCGGCGCAAGACGTATCCGCGTCCTTCGTTGGAAGGCAGTACGCCGTCGCCCACGGCAAACACGACGGTGCGAATGTGGTCGGCGATCACTTTGAGCGCCACGTCCGTTTCCTTGTCCTTGCCGTACTCCACCCCGGCTTCCCGGCACGTGGCCTGAATGATCGGCTGGAACAGGTCCGTGTCATAGTTGGTCGGCACGTCCTGCATCACCGAGGCCATCCGCTCCAGGCCCATTCCGGTATCAATGTTTTTCTTGGGCAGCGGAGTGTATGTACCATCCGGGTTGTGGTTGTACTGGGAAAAGACCAGGTTCCAGATTTCGAGATACCGCTCGTTTTCCCCGCCCGGATAGCACTCTGGATCGTTCGGATCACACAGATGCTCGCCGCGATCATAAAAAATCTCCGTATTGGGTCCGCTCGGTCCTTCTCCGATATCCCAGAAGTTAGATTCCAGTTTGACAATCCGCTCATCGGGGATACCCACTTTTTCCCGCCAAATTCGGTAAGCCTCATCATCTTCCGGGTGAATGGTGACCGACAGACGATCGGGATCCAACCCCATCCATTTGGGATCCGTCAGAAACTCCCATGCCCAAAGGATGGCTTCCTCCTTGAAGTAATCCCCGATCGAGAAATTGCCCAGCATCTCGAAAAACGTATGATGACGAGCTGTATACCCGACGTTTTCGATATCGTTGGTACGGATCGATTTTTGCGCGTTGACGATGCGCGGGTTGTCCGGTGTCAACCGGCCGTCGAAGTATTTCTTCAACGTGGCCACGCCGCTGTTGATCCACAAAAGGGACGGATCATCCACCGGCACCAACGAAGCACTGGGCTCTACTTTATGCCCTTTCTCTACGAAGAAATCCAGAAACTTTTTCCGTATTTCGGCCGCCTTCATTTGATTTCCCTCCTACGGTTGACTCGCAAAATACAAAAAACCCTCCCGTCCCAGGGACGAGAAGGTTTTCCCGCGGTACCACCCCGATTACCGCCCGCATGATGCTGACGGTCGCTCGTCATAGGATAACGGCTTTCGCCGGCAGGGTTTGCCTGCACTCGGGAACTGGCCGTGCACCTTCCACACCGGGAACGCCTTTCAGCCGCGGGCCTTCCTCTCTGAAACGGGGGAGTTAGTTCACTCGGTTCCGTCATCGCTTTCGATCATTTGGAAGATCATGCTCGTCCTTCATTATACTACACGAAACACGCCGATTTCAAACACTCATGAACTGCTCTCTTGTCAACGGTGAATCACATGACGGGTCACATGTTCGACGATCACCTTGCACACGGCAAAAAAGGGAACGGCCAATATCATGCCCCAAATTCCACCTACCTCTCCTCCCGCCAATAGAGCAAAAATGATCAACAGCGGATGCAGGTGGAGGGTACGTCCCACGATTTGCGGCGAAATCACATTACCCTCCAGCATTTGAATGACCAGATTGATAAGCAATACGGAGACGACCATCTTTTTGGAGATGGCCAAAGCGACTAAAATTGCCGGAATCGCTCCAAGAAACGGGCCCAGGTACGGTACAACATTGAATACCGCCACCGACGACGCCAGCAGGAGTGGGTACGGCAGACCGATCCACCGGTAACCGACGTATGCCAACACGCCCACGATCAGGCAGACCAACAATTGACCACGAATATAATTCCCCAACGCCGTATCGATGTCCCGAAACAAACGGAGAATATTTTTGTGATGACGCACGGGAAAGAAGGCCAACATGCTTCGTTCAATCAATTGTGTGTCCTTGAGCATATAAAAAGCGAGAAATGGAACCACCAACGCGATCATCACCTGGTTGAGGGTACTGCCGATGCCGCTCAACCAATTCCCAATCCCGTCGGCAACCGATTGTTCCAATCTGTCCAGCGATCGCTCGATCCCGATCTGTACACTGTGAGGCAATACTTGTTTGTTGTGATCGTACTGATCGATCCAGCTCCGGATCTGATCATTCCATTGGGGCAAATGTTCGGCCATCTCTTCCAGCTGCTGATCGAACATCGGAACCAGATTCATCACAACCACCACGATCGAAGCAATGAACAATGTGTAAATCAAGAGTACGGCCACCGATCGGGGGACGCCCCGCTCGCTCAGCATGGTGACAATTGGGTGCAACAGATAGGAGATAACCACAGCAAACAAAAAGGGAGTCAATACAGCCTTCAAAAATCCCGCCAGCCCTCGCAGCCACGGTCCGATCTGCACAAGCAAAAAAATGATGCCCAAGATCACCAATGTCAGCACGGATATGTACAAAGCCCGTTGTCGTGTGAGGCGCTCCACCGATCCCACCTCCCCGGGATCTCCTGATAACAGTATAGTACCTCGTCCCACAGAAATATGTATGACGATATGGAAAAGGTGGGACGTCCCTCTTCATCGAGAATAGGACGGTCCCACCCGGTATTTCGCCCTTCCCGTTCACGTCCAGCCGGGAAGGGTTGGCGGAGGAGGGAAAAGGACGGTTAACGGGCCCAGCGACGGACCATCTGTTTGCCTAAAACCTGCATAAAAATTCGACTCAGAGCCAAATTGGTGAGCATGCGCTTCAACGAGATCTTCTGCCAAATTCGGCCCATCCACCGCCTGCCGCGCATTGGAGCGATTCGGCCCGTCATACGGCCGGCAACCCAAGTGAGAACAGTGCCGACCGCCAAAGCGGAAAGGATTCGACGCATCATAGCCAATCCTCCTTTCCCCCTAAAGGGCGGCTTGATCGGATTCATCCAGGAACAGGTCATTCAGCGAACTGAGACTGCCATCTTCTTCCACCTGGAAGACTGCAGAAATCTCGTCGCCGGCAACTGTGAATTCGACAAAACAGTTCCAGCAATAGAACTGATTGGTGCCCACTTTGCCCAAATCATGGGAATTGCAGCTGGGACAGCGAAGCATGTTCTCCCCTACTTTCACTCATCCATTTGCCAACCGACGGCGGGGGCGATCAAGATCTCTTCCCCCCAAATCAAGGGGCACGGGGTGCGAAGGACTTTTCGTCCCTCCCGCCAATCGGACCACCAACCGTCGGACAGTTCATACCCTACCAGCGTTCCCGCATTTTCCAAAAAATAGACGTCCTCCACCATTCCCAATGCGTGTCCATGTTCCGTCATCACGGGTCGTCCACGCAATTTTCGCTGTCCCGTCAACATGCCCGTCCATCGCTGGAGCGCTTGAGATGAGGAAAAGGGGATCGGTTCGCTGTCTGCCATCACTGCATCTGTACCGATGGCACCAATCCGTTCGGAAGGGAGATACCGCCCGGTCTTAAATGCACCGCCGTCCTCCAGCAACAACCCGCACAGCCGTTGCATTTCATCAAACAGCAGGTCCCGGACGGTCCCCAAATGCCGACCCGTTTGCGCATGATACACCGGCAAACCGATGACATCTTGGGATTTTCGCAAAAGGAGTGCCTCCTTTCGCTTTCCTTAGTATGCATTTGCCCTCCGGGACCTACGCTGGGGGTTGATGCCAACGCCGCAACAATTCGACCAAATGGCTGTTGCGCTCATCCCCCCGAGTTTGCTGGGCACCGATGCGAATGGCTTCCCGTTCTCCGCACAAGATCAAATACGATTTACTGCGCGTCACCGCCGTGTAGATCAGGTTGCGTCTGAGCATTCGCCTGTAAGCGTGGACCACGGGGAAAATGACGATGGGAAACTCCGACCCTTGTGCTTTGTGGACGGAACAAGCGTAGGCCAATGAAAGCTGATTCAGTTGATTGCGTTTGTATGGCACTTCCAGGCGGTCGAACCGGACCCAACAGACCGGTTCGTCAGTCGCCGCCGTATCCTCGATCGCGATGATGACACCCATATCCCCGTTGTAAATGGGATGTTCCGGATGGTTCACCAGCTGGAGCACTTTGTCCCCGACGCGGAAAACGGTCTCACCCCAGGTGATTTCCCGGACGCCATCCCGTTTGGGATTAACCGCTTCCTGAATCGCCCGGTTGATGCGATTGACGCCGGCGGGACCTTTGTACATCGGAGCCAAAACCTGCACGTCAAACAGCGTATATCCTTTTTTGATGGCTTGCTGGTACGTTTGGAGCACCACATCGACGACTTGTTCCTGGGTACAAGGAAAAAAACGTCGATCCGGCATGGGGCGGACCAGATCGTCTGGGACTTCCCCCTTTTTCAAGGCGTGTGCCAACGTGATGATGGAAGAACCTTCTTCCTGTCGGAAGATCTCGGTCAGCTCCACACGTGGAATGTCCTCTACCTGCAACAGATGTTGAAGAACTTGGCCGGGACCGACAGAGGGGAGTTGATCCTGATCCCCTACCAACACCACTTGCATACCTTTAGGAATCGCCCGGAACAATTGGTTGGCCAACCAGATATCCATCATCGACACCTCGTCGACGATTAGCAAAGATCCCTCGATGGGATTGTCTGCATTTCGCTCAAAAAAGTCACCTTTCCATCCCAGCAGACGGTGGATCGTCATTGCTGGGAGACCTGTCGCCTCCGACATTCGCTTCGCCGCTCTGCCAGTTGGTGCAACCAGTCGGATCGGGTAAGGCCGATCGGTCCCTTCGTAAACGGCAGGATCAAGCGAGCACTCGTGCAAACGGGCAAACAGATGACAAATCCCACGTATGACGGTGGTCTTTCCGGTACCGGGTCCCCCAGTCAAAATCATCAGAGGGGAGGAAATCGCTTCCGTCATCGCATCCCGTTGCCGGTCGGCATACGCCACCCCCAGCTCCTCTTCCAACTCCCCGATCGCCCGATAGATTTCCTGTGCCGGAAAAGTGGGTATTTCCTGTTCCATCAACAGCCGTACACGCAAAGCGAAGCCGTGCTCCGCAAAATACAGAGACGGCAGATAGAAATGTCCTTCCGCTTCCACCAACCGTTCTTCCGCCACCATCTGATCCAACAGCTGACGGGTACGGTCATCAAACAGACAGGCGTCTTCTCCCAGCAGCTCCTTCACTTCTGCCAACAGCTGTTCCTGGGTCACGTATACATGCCCGTAAGTGTACGCAGCTTCTTTGACGGCATACAATACCGCCGCCTGAAAACGGGCAGGGGAATCCTGCGCCACTCCGGCTTGACGAGCGATTTCATCCGCCCGTCGAAAACCAACCCCTTCGACATCCTCAATCAACCGGTACGGATTTTCACGCAGGACGGCCATTGTCTCTTCTTTGTATGTCTGTACGATTTTCAAGGCCAAAGCGGGCCCGATCCCGAACTCATATAAATACACCATCGCCTGTTCCAATGCCTGATTCTCCCGGATGTTATCGGCGATGGTCCGGGCCCGTGCCGAAGTCACCCCCGGGATATCCGCCAGAATATCCGGGTTGGAGCTGATCTTCTCCAGTGCCGCCGGCCCGAGATGTTGGACGATTTTTTCCGCCGTTTTCCTGCCGACACCGGGAAAAAGTCCGCTAGACAGATATTTGACGACGGCTTCTTCGGACTGGGGCCACTCCTTTTTCACCCGCTGAACCTGAAACTGCCGTCCATATTTGGGGTGTTGCACCCATTGACCGTAGCAGGTCAATACTTCATCCGGATGCGGGCGAAACAGATGGCCCACCACGACGGTTTCCGATTGATCCGTCAGCTCCGAAGCTTCAAGGATTTTCAACAGGTACACCCCGAAGCCGTTTTCTTCATTGTGGTAGATCTCCTGGATGACGGCACCTTTGAGATACTGTTCTCCCCAAAGGTCGAGCCCGGATTGTTGCATGCTTTATCGCACCTCTTGCCGAACAACCATTCTGATACCAGTATAGTGGGTAAAGAATGCCAAAAGCCAGAGAAAAAGCAAACTTTTCATCACAAGTTCGCAAAATACAGCATTATTCCCATCCGTGATCCTGTTGCAGCTGTTTCACAATGCTCTCCATCGCGCATTCAGGGGAGCAAAACTGCTCGGGTGCTTCCACTCCGCTTTCCATTCCCCATTCCTCCCGCAGAGGGTCCCCAGGGTCGAATTCAAAACTACATTGGATGCAACGTTGCGTCTGTCGAACGGAATCCAACGTCTCTTGCACATATTGCACCGCTTCCTCATCCGGCAACTGAAATCCGTCTTGGATGAGGGCAAACATTTCTTCCCGGCTGTGAGCGAAGATCGGGTCCTGGTGTTTGTAATGCGTCGGACTCCACAATCCCCATCGGCCGTCGGACAAATGGATCAGGTAATAATCGGGCGTCAACATCTGCGAAGCCCGTTTCAGCAATTCATAGGAACGAAATCCCAACTCCGCCGCCAAATTGTCCAACAAGGCACTGTCGATTTCCTGTAGGACTTCTTTCCAATCGATATTGTCCAGGGTTGATTCCCAATCGTCCATTCCGTTGATGACATCTCCATCTTTTTTCATCACTGGTTCTCCTTTCCCTGTTTTTTTGGATAAAAGAAGTGTTTCGCCGCAAAGGCGAAACACTACGACTGCTGACAAAGTGGTCGAGGTTGTATCTGATGAGTCGGGCCCTTCACTTTCCCGGATGCTTCACCTGCGCCCTGCAAGGAAGCTGATCTTGTCCGCTCCGAACCGGGGAGTGAGAACGCGCAATGTTTACAGGAAATGGCCTGCGAATGAATTCCTGCGCATTCCGAATCGAAGCTCGGGAGCTGGTCAGTCGCTCTCCAGGGAAACGTCGCGTCTGATCGATTTGCCAGACACATGACAGGAAGTCGGACCCGCTCACCTCTCCGTGAGAAGGCGGACGACGCGGGCGACCGTTTTTGCGGCTTCTGTCACCTGTTCAACCGTATTGCCCCAACCGAAACTGAAACGGATTGCAGAACGCAAAAGCTCATCGGGCAAGCCCATCGCTTTCAACACGTGAGAGACCTCCAGTGTTCCCGATGTGCAAGCTGAACCACTCGAGCACGCGATCCCTTCCAGATCCAGGTTCATCAGCAGGGTCTCGGTTTCTGCTCCAGGGAAACTGACATTGAGCACATGAGGCAGATAATGTTCCGGGTGCCCGTTGACGACAAAAGAGATGCCCTCCTGACGCCACGTTTCCAACATCGCTTCCCGGCAGCGTTGCGCTGTGTCGCGATGTTCCTCCCGGTTGGCCATCGCCAGTTCAGCCGCCTGACCGAAGCCGATGATTCCAATCACATTTTCCGTGCCAGCTCTCCTTCTGCGTTCTTGCATACCGCCGTGCATTTGCGGCTGTATTGGCACCTTTCGCCCGATGTACAACGCACCTACACCTTTGGGCCCGTTGATTTTGTGACTGGACAACGAGAGCAGATCCACCGGCAGCTTGCGCACATCCAGCGGTTCCGATCCCAGCGCTTGAACGGCGTCCGTATGAAACCAGACGCCCCACTCTTTGGCGATTTGACCGATCTCCTCGATCGGTTGCAGGGTGCCCACTTCATTGTTGCCGTACATGACACTGATGATGGCGGTACGGTCATCGATAGCCCGCTTCAACTCCTCGGTCTGCACGCGCCCATGTCGATCCACCGGTATATAAATGACCTGAAACCCGTTTCTTTCCAAATAATGACATGTGTCCAACACGGCATGATGCTCCACCGTCGTGGTGATGACCCGATCTTTTCCTTTCTCCCGCATGGCCATCGCCACACCGATCAACGCTAGATTATCCGCCTCTGTTCCCCCGCTGGTAAAGATCAGTTGACCGGGTTCAGCATGGATGGATGCCGCCACTTGATCACGAGCACGGTCAATCGCCTGCCGTACGGTCCGACCGTAAGCGTGGATACTGGAGGGATTGCCGAAGTGGTCTTCCAAAAAAGGAAGCATCGCTTCTTTCACTTTGGGATGGATCGGCGTCGTCGCCGCATGGTCCAAATAAATCGACATCGTCTTCACCTGCTGTTTTATGTTTTAAATATAAAACATATAAGCGTCGCTTTGTCCATCCGAGGTGAAATGGATCAAGTCGGCCAACGTCGTGTTGTCCAACACGTCGGCAATCGCATCCCGAATGCGTTTCCACAAATCTCGGCGGGCCGGATCGTCCTCTTCGGAAAACTCCACCGGAGAGATGGGTCCCTCCAAAACGCGAATCACATCCCCTGCCGTGATCTCCTCCGGAGGCCGTGCCAGTATGTATCCTCCATACGCCCCGCGCACACTGCGTACCAAACCGGCATTACGCAAGGGAGAAATCAGTTGTTCCAAATAATGCTCCGACAGCTGATGGCGTTCGGCGACACTTTTCAGCGATGTCGGTCCTTCTCCGTATCGCCGGGCCAAATCCATCATGATGGTTAATCCGTATCGTCCCTTGGTGGACACTTTCACCGAATCACACCTCTTCCTCGTTTCTGTCCCATCTTCACTCTCCCCAAATTGTACCGAAACTCGCCAAATCCGTCCAATCTGCTTCCATCGTACTTTTTGCTTATTCTTATTATGGTCCGATGTATGAGATCTTAGTGTATATCTACTTAGAGGAAGATGCCCCTGATTTTCTTCAGCTCAGTCGGCTTTTATTCGCCTAGGCAGCTTTGAATCAAATACGCCCTGTGAATGGAACCGAAGTTGATCTAGAACGCTTGTTCTTGTACCCTGTAATCAGGAAGATGCAGAGAATTGAAGAGGAGAAGAGCAATGGACCTGTTTGAATACGGACGACAAAAGGAATCGGAAAAACGCGCCCCGTTGGCCGCCCGCATGCGGCCACGCACATTAGACGAAATCGTGGGACAATCCCATATCATCGGCAAGGGCAGGCTGCTCCGCCGGGCTATCGAAGCGGATCAGCTCAGCTCACTCATCCTGCACGGTCCGCCCGGAACCGGAAAAACCACGTTGGCCCGCGTGATCGCCAATACCACCAGTGCCCATTTCGAACAGATCAACGCGGTTACAGCCGGTGTTTCGGATATCCGTCGCCTTATTCAGGAGGCAAGAGAGCGACTGGGGATGTATGGGCAAAAAACGGTGCTGTTTATCGATGAAATCCACCGGTTCAACAAGTCACAGCAAGATGCCCTGTTACCTTCAGTTGAAGACGGCACCATCATCCTGATCGGAGCGACAACGGAAAATCCGTCTTTCGAAGTCAATCCGGCCTTGTTGTCCCGATCGCGCCTCTTTCAACTGCGGCCGATAGGGGAAGAGGATCTGATGACCCTGATCCGTCGGGCGTTGGCGGATGAACACCGCGGATTGGGCGCGTACCGTGTTGAAGTAGAAGAAGCTGCTTTGCAGCACATTGTGCGGATGGCGGGCGGAGATGCACGCAATGCCCTCAATGCCATCGAACTGGCCGTCCTCACCACCAATCCCGATGAAGACGGTGTCCGGCGCATCACACTGGATGTGGCGGAGGAATCCATCCAGCGAAAAGTGATCCGCTATGACAAAAGCGGGGATCAACATTATGACACCGTCTCCGCTTTCATCAAGAGCATGCGCGGTTCTGACCCCGATGCCGCATTGTATTATCTGGCCAAAATGATCCAGGCCGG
The DNA window shown above is from Polycladomyces subterraneus and carries:
- a CDS encoding AAA family ATPase; amino-acid sequence: MDLFEYGRQKESEKRAPLAARMRPRTLDEIVGQSHIIGKGRLLRRAIEADQLSSLILHGPPGTGKTTLARVIANTTSAHFEQINAVTAGVSDIRRLIQEARERLGMYGQKTVLFIDEIHRFNKSQQDALLPSVEDGTIILIGATTENPSFEVNPALLSRSRLFQLRPIGEEDLMTLIRRALADEHRGLGAYRVEVEEAALQHIVRMAGGDARNALNAIELAVLTTNPDEDGVRRITLDVAEESIQRKVIRYDKSGDQHYDTVSAFIKSMRGSDPDAALYYLAKMIQAGEDPRFIARRVFIHAAEDVGMADPRALLIASAAAHAVDFIGMPEAQIPLAQAVIYIATAPKSNAVVRGINEAMDAVKKESRGEVPPHLRDAHFPGAKGQNRGIGYRYPHDYPRGYVPQQYLPDEHVGKTFYHPTDIGYEGKLQQFLRWMKGESGKGTDREN